The Poecile atricapillus isolate bPoeAtr1 chromosome 6, bPoeAtr1.hap1, whole genome shotgun sequence genome contains the following window.
CTGGAAGAAAGCAGAACATTCTTCAGGCGGAATAAATTTAGTTACACAGGATGGCAGCTAGAGAAGTGCATAGGGTTAACCAGGTCTCTCCCACGTGCTGTGAGCATCAACACCACAGAGCAGTAACATCTGTAGTACAAGAGACCAAAAGCAAGTAAAATCAAAATGAGGtatgagaggggaaaaaaaaagcaagagaaagctTGTGGGGGAGATAACTTTTATCATACCAGCCAATGCAATGCTTGGATTGCTGGGCtatcagctgtagcagtaaaaGGAGAGAAACCTTCAGTGCAAATGCCCAGCCTGCCCTCAGAAGTGACCCATGTTCCTGGCAGTCTGGTCATGGAGAAGGGAGGAATATTCTTTTCTTGCATCTGTTGTCTCTTTGAAGCCTAAGTACAAGGGCAGGACAAACCAGCTCTGTACCTGGTTCCAGTTCTCAGTCCCAGTCAGCATGTTGTGGTACATCTATccagtatcttgtctccagtCCAAACCTATTTGCACCTGAGGGAAGAAGTGTGGTGCCCAGAGTTCTGGTTGCCAGTGAAGTCTCTGGGATTTATCTCCACCTTCTGAGGGACAGATCATACTAGCTGTGTGTGTTTGATAGAAAAATCAATTCAGTAGCAAGGTTGCATTTATTATAAAACACTGTCCTCCTGGATAATCACTGTCTCACCTGGGAAGTTCCTCTGTGGACAAGAAGGGTATTCTACATTGGTTCAACAAATTCCATTCAGTTAAATGATGAGAAACATTTCTTATCTAATGTTTCCTTCCCTGCAGGGATCCCCTTCCTTTAAGCTCAGTTGCTTCCAACTTTTGGCACTATAGCTTGTGTTATTTACTGGAGTTGTGGAGCTGGCAGTTCATGCCTAATCTCAATCCTATGAGATGGGAACAGACTCCAAGAATGAGAGGAGCCCATCTTATTACTTTGCTATTCTCCTgcctttttcagttttcatgcTTTACTCTGACCAGGGCAGCTGAGAGAGATTGGGAGAGAGATTCACTGGGATGAGGAAACTCCATGTTTTATCAATGCCTGAAAAGGAAGCTAGTGTGGGCCAGTCAGATTATatctgctctccccagcagtGCTTATTTGCCTCTCCCATAAACTCATAGCTGCAACTCTTCTTTCTGCTCCACTTCATGTCAAGTCACAGTGAGAATTAATCTGGATGTTTCTTCTTTCATGGTGTGGAGTGTGCCAATGTGTCCAGGCTCTCACATCTGCCTTTCCCACTTTGCTCTTTTCATAAGGTCTAAGATTGCAGATTCTATGTCATTTTAAACTGAAGCATCTGTTCTGgtgttgttttttcttcaagGGCTAGAGAATATTTGCTTTAGCTGATAAAAGCTGTAATTAAAGTGAGGTAAGAAACAGGATGATGAAGCCCATGTGAGTACAGCATGGTGAGATGAAGTGACTTAGTTTGGAGTGTTTGTGATATATCACATCTATGAGGGTCCTTGTGACCTTTACCCTTAACATTTTGGGACACTGGTTTTTGCATGTTGAAATCCTGTTCTTTGGGGAGCATTAATTTCTGTGGCTGTTGGGTTCTGAGCTGCCTGAACACGCTGTCTTCTGTTCTGCAGAGAAAGGGGTGGTGTTTGGCTCACCGCTGACAGAAGAAGGCATTGCACAGGTTTCTCAGCTAATCGAGTATCTGCACAAAAGTAAGTGGCTCTGTTTGCTGTCTTCCTCTCCCCATGGGTATCTGTCTGGCCCACCTCAGGTCTCTGCTGCAGACAGAGAGACAAGAGTgagctctccagcagcaggagtgtGGGACTGCACTGGGCAACTGTTCCCCAGAATTGCTTAGCAGATATATTGGTCTATTTCCCTCAATACAAGGACTTTCTCTACTGATGGGAGACAGTTTGAAGCCATGTCTCTGAACACAGTTCACTGAGATTTGCTGTCAAGCTCTGGAAAGAGGAGGGAACTGATTTAGTAAGAACCTGTGATTATTCAGggcccttttttctcccctctgctGAGCAGATCTAAGAGCAGAAGGCTTGTTTCGAGTGCCAGGCAACAGCATCAGGCAACAGATCCTCAAGGATGCTCTGAACAGTGGTACAGATATTGACCTGGACTCTGGGGAGTTTCATTCCAATGATGTGGCCACCCTACTTAAGATGTTCCTGGGTGAATTACCAGAACCGCTGCTGACACACAAGCACTTCCATGCCCATCTTAAAATTGCAGGTGAGTGGGCAGCAAGAGGCAGTAACGGGCAGAAAGACTGGAATTTGCCTCCTAGAAAGCATGCTAGGCTGTGTAGAGTATTCCTTAAAAGCAGTGTAAGAAGGAATCTTCCTGCCACCTCAGCCTGGTGATGGAAAGGCTAGAGCTGATTAACAAATCAGACCAAGTCTGTCTGGACCATTCTTCTCTTAGATACCACAGTGATAAAGCCCACAGTGATAACCTGGGTCTCCATCTGCTTTATGTCTGGGTTGTGAGCAAGTTGTGGTTTTCTATGTATTTAATTACTGTTATTGAACTACCTTATGTGAACTTCCTTCATCTTGCCTTCAAGCCATCACAGCTCTTAGCAGCTCTGTTGTTCTGTGGGAGGAGTAGCATAGATTAACACATCAAGTGGGGAGCTtgggagctggggggaagaGAGATGGAGGGCCAAGAACTGTGCAGGGGTTTGTAGGAGATCTGCATATGAAGAGGAAGGGATAAGCAGTTGCAACAGACTGCTCTGAGGAAAGGTAATGTATGTCCTTCATGTTCTGCCTTGTGATTTGGCAGACTTGACGCTGTTTGATGAGAAGGGGAATAAGACCAGCACTCCAGACAAAGAGCGCCAAATTGAAGCCCTCCAGCTGCTATTTTTGATCCTTCCCGCTCCCAACCGCAGTCTGCTCAAGCTGCTGCTGGACTTGCTCTACCAGACAGCCAAGAAGCAGGACAAGAACAAGATGTCTGCCCACAACCTTGCCCTCATGTTTGCACCCCATATCCTATGGCCCAGAAATGTAAGCAATGCCTCAGTGTCTGTGGGTGGGTAAAAAGCAAAGGCTTGgcaggggaaaaacaaagatgAGATGGTTAAGTACTGACATAATGATGTGAGGGTTGGAGGCTGTGATGGAAAGGTGGGAGCCTCCTGGCAGGACTCAGTCCCAGTGTTCAGCCCAGACCTGCCATGGGTCTCATTTGCAACTTATGCATCttctttttcagtaaaattGAAAGCACAGGATAGTCATGCTTCTTAGAATGTCAGCTCCATCCAAGAGAGGTCTTGCAGATCTCTCTTCAAGGTTTCTTATGCTGCTGGTGAACTGTTTGGCCACAGAGTTATCTGATTCTCCTCTCAGAGCAACTTTGGCTCTGTGAGCCCTGCTGTTGGCATGCTATAAGCCCTGCCTGCCTTCATCTCAGAGTAGATCTGCTGTGGCACcgtgtgtgtctgtgttccAGAAGAgaccctcctcctccccttctaATGGATACACTTTTGGCTGTGTCCCCTTGCCAGGTGACAGCAAATGACCTCCAGGAAAATATCACAAAGCTAAACAATGGAGTGACCTTCATGATCAAACATTCTCAGAAACTCTTCAAGGTAAGTGTGCTTTGGCATCTTGCTCTTCTGCCTCCATCACCAGGAGACTGAATGCCCCTTGTCCAGACAGATCACACATGCTGAGTGTATATTCTGTGGACTGTCTTCTGCGGCAGGAGAAGGAAACTTCCTACAAGAAACTGTGCCTACAGTGACTAGGGAGGAGGTCTTTGCTGGGCAGGCAGCCCTGGAGGTGGCTTTGCCAGGGCAGGTCAGCAGGACAGTGCAGTGTAACACTCCCCTCTGCTGGACACCAGCACCTGCTGCCCGGCAGGAAACCTGGCTCCCAAGGACTGGTATACACTGGGCTGCACTCAGGTTCTGGCAGGATGAGGAAATGGAAGAGACTTGTCCTGCCTGAGTGCTGCCAAGAGGAGAATACCTGATGGAGtgggttgttttgttgtgaATTTCTCTGCAAATGGTCATCAGCCCAGTCTTGTTACAGGCACTgtccagctctgagcagggtGTTGTGGTAGGACAGTCAGGAGTGTGGGCCTTTCAACTGTTCTTCCAAGGAAATGTTTCTGCAATAGACAGTCTCTTGACTTCTCAAGGCCTTCCTGGTCACTGGAGGCATATGCTTGCTGCAGAGTCCTCCCATGGAGAGTTCCCCTTCTACCTTCTTTGTCAGGCCCCATTTTggccagctcagagctggggcaATTACTTAGAGCAGGGTTCCACAGGAATTTTTCCCTATTCTGAGTCCCACTTGTGCTCATTGTCTACATGTAAAGAATACTGTCAACAGGGAACGCATTGGGGACATGAAATTCCATGGCTTTGTTTGCCCAGAATGGCTGAGTCTTGATACAAGTGGCTTGTGTTGTATGGTTGAAAAACAGCTCTTGCTGGAGCCACTGTTGCCCCAAGGCCAAAGATGTTAAAGATACATTTGGCCTGTTCTCTGCTCATCCTCACAGGCTCCAGTGTACATCCGGGAGTGTGCCAGGCTGCACTATCTGGGATCCAGAGCCCACACATCAAAGGTAAGGCCAGCAAAGGCAGCGCCTGCCCTCCATGAAAGGGCAGAAGCTGTGATGCTATGAAAGGATCTTTGTGAGTGACAGAAGCTGAAAACAAACCAAGTAATGAAAGAGGATCTGTCAGAGGGCAGGAGCAAGAGAAGCATATGGTGTGGTAGTGCAGGCGGCTGCATTAGGGAAATTGGACAGAGTTGAAGCATCTGTTAATCAAAAGCACAGGGAAGGAAAGCTACGAGCCCCTGTTTAGCAGCAgacctgctccctgtgcccagtACATGCAGCACCTGCTCCTTCACAGGGCTGTGCCTTCCAAACAGACAGACATGCCTGCTGCCATGGCCAGGATGCTTGGCAGAAGTGCTGAGATAAAGGCTACTTGCTGCTACTGGGACAACATTTGTGTCTTGCCAGCAAATGCTTCCCTGCCTCATGTagctgcagaagagagaggATGCATGGCAAGGAGCAGCACTGACCCTTCTCAAGCCTGGAAGGGCTTCTGCAGCTCGCatctgggaagggagggaagaagcaATGGGGTCACCTTTGTATTGCTGTCACCTCTTCCTGGCACGGGGCCTGCTgatgcagtgctgctgcagaggggtAGGGAAAACACATCCCTGTGCATTCACTGGGGTTGAGGCAGCTCACGAGATTCTTCCTAGCCTGGTTCAGATGGGTGGCTCGTTGGGATTAAAGCATGGCAAGCGACTCCTGTCTCCGCTTTCCCAGGATGACCTGGATTTGCTGACGTCTTCTGGCTccaaggagctgcagcccctcaaGTCTCAGAAGCGAAGCCGGCTGGACTCTTGCCATCAGGAGGAGACCCAGCAGCGCACGGAGGAGGCACTAAAGGAGCTCTTCCACCATGTCCACAATATGCCTGACTCTGCAAAGAAGAAGAAGCTTATCCGGCAGGTAGTGTGGGGAGGAAAGATATCTTGGGGTGTACTTGTCAGCATAATCCTTGGCCCAGGGCTAAAGACAAGCCTTCATGAGAGCTGCTCCTAATCCTGGGCAGGCTGGGGAAAgtgggctctgggctgtgtaAGGGGCAGAGCTGTAAGAagacaggaggaggaggtgtCCTGGATGTTGCTGTACCAAGCAGTGCCTTTGAGTTCTGTTTTTCAAGCTAAGGACTTGCTAGCCAGCAGTTTCCCAGTCCTGATCATggccttcctccctcccttcttcctctgTTGCCTGCAGAGAGTGGACAAACTGGTCTCCTCTTGGTCTCAGACAACTTGCTGCACCAGACAGACTGGTCAATATGGTCAGCACCAGTCATGGCTGCCAGCCtacagctgctgcccaggcttCTTTCTGCTCCAAACATCTGCTGCTTTTGGTTAATCTGGTAGCCAGCACAAAGCACCTTTGCACCCAAATTCCCTGTAATCCTGGGTGGAAGGACTGGccttcctctgctttcttcctcctgCAGTTCTGAGTTGCTCCTCCATTTGAGGGGGTGAAGGAGAGAAACTGAGTTCTGGGACAGCAGGtagagcagcacacagcagtAATGGACAGATATAACTGTGCTAACATACTGCCCTCACGTTTTCTCCTAGTTTAATAAGCATCCAATAGCCTTGACTCCTGGCTCTGATGTGCCCACCTCCCCAGCACCGCGACGCACTCGCTCGCGCTCCTTCAGCGGCCTCATTAAGGTAAAAGCATCCTCTGACCTTTGCTCTCTGCTGTGAATTTCTGATGTTGCTTTttgctcctgcctttccctgccttgAATGAGACCCTCAAAGGGTAGGGACTCCTCAAAGTATTGCCTGCCAAACAACACAGATCCACTGGTGcagaaaaagcagcacagtGACAATAAGCCTTGTTAGTGTAAAGTGTAATTATCTTGAAACACATGGCTGTAGGATCTATGCATCTTTCTGGAGAATTGATTGCTTCCTGAGATGAGATGAGGGTTGACAGAGAGCTGGTCATGTAGTCTAGCACGTTTGCATGGGTTTTAGTACATTATAGGCTGCCCTACAGCAGCATGTACCTGCTTCTGACAGGCTGAGCTCCTGGCCAGGCCTCAGGTCAGCTCCCAAACCCTTTACAATCAGGCAGGCTCAGCCTAGTGGTGTGGTATTTCAGGTGGTTCTGCTTTGCAATCTTTGTCCCAGCTtggcttcctttttttctttcccagcatTCAACTACTTACCAGCAACGcatcctgctccttccttttcttttttactttgcACTCTAAGCACTAGCCAACAGCCCTTTCTTCTTACAACAGCGGAAAGTTTTGGGAACTCCAGTTATcctggagaggaagagcagggataCCACACCAGAGCCTGTGCGGGTCAGCAAAGAGAATGTCCAACTGGtaagagctgctgccagcaccactgaagctgctggtggggaAGTGTGTGAGGGGAGTTTGAGTGCAACCTCAGCAATCCCTGGGGAGCTGTCCTCTGCCTAAGATAAGGGTTCCAAGTTTTTTCTGTATGATAAAATAAGCTCCAGAGAAGCTGCTCTGAGGAGAGCTGAGCAGCTGGCAAGAGCAGCATCAGAGCAGGGATGACAGCACTGGGCCTCTGCTCCAGTCTTGTCTCTCTGGCTGTATCCTGCCCTGGG
Protein-coding sequences here:
- the ARHGAP19 gene encoding rho GTPase-activating protein 19 isoform X1 — encoded protein: MAAAAPAAGGGSDAICSFVICNDSSLRSQPIIFNPDFFVEKLRHEKPEVFTELVVSNITRLIDLPGTELAQLMGEEDPKLPGANSTASGFFRSLMSLKRKEKGVVFGSPLTEEGIAQVSQLIEYLHKNLRAEGLFRVPGNSIRQQILKDALNSGTDIDLDSGEFHSNDVATLLKMFLGELPEPLLTHKHFHAHLKIADLTLFDEKGNKTSTPDKERQIEALQLLFLILPAPNRSLLKLLLDLLYQTAKKQDKNKMSAHNLALMFAPHILWPRNVTANDLQENITKLNNGVTFMIKHSQKLFKAPVYIRECARLHYLGSRAHTSKDDLDLLTSSGSKELQPLKSQKRSRLDSCHQEETQQRTEEALKELFHHVHNMPDSAKKKKLIRQFNKHPIALTPGSDVPTSPAPRRTRSRSFSGLIKRKVLGTPVILERKSRDTTPEPVRVSKENVQLLQKCGSPAHMSQAKLKSLEGQKEGSCRRMRARLLSKDSSSL
- the ARHGAP19 gene encoding rho GTPase-activating protein 19 isoform X3 encodes the protein MGEEDPKLPGANSTASGFFRSLMSLKRKEKGVVFGSPLTEEGIAQVSQLIEYLHKNLRAEGLFRVPGNSIRQQILKDALNSGTDIDLDSGEFHSNDVATLLKMFLGELPEPLLTHKHFHAHLKIADLTLFDEKGNKTSTPDKERQIEALQLLFLILPAPNRSLLKLLLDLLYQTAKKQDKNKMSAHNLALMFAPHILWPRNVTANDLQENITKLNNGVTFMIKHSQKLFKAPVYIRECARLHYLGSRAHTSKDDLDLLTSSGSKELQPLKSQKRSRLDSCHQEETQQRTEEALKELFHHVHNMPDSAKKKKLIRQFNKHPIALTPGSDVPTSPAPRRTRSRSFSGLIKRKVLGTPVILERKSRDTTPEPVRVSKENVQLLQKCGSPAHMSQAKLKSLEGQKEGSCRRMRARLLSKDSSSL
- the ARHGAP19 gene encoding rho GTPase-activating protein 19 isoform X2 produces the protein MPLQKLSALIDAICSFVICNDSSLRSQPIIFNPDFFVEKLRHEKPEVFTELVVSNITRLIDLPGTELAQLMGEEDPKLPGANSTASGFFRSLMSLKRKEKGVVFGSPLTEEGIAQVSQLIEYLHKNLRAEGLFRVPGNSIRQQILKDALNSGTDIDLDSGEFHSNDVATLLKMFLGELPEPLLTHKHFHAHLKIADLTLFDEKGNKTSTPDKERQIEALQLLFLILPAPNRSLLKLLLDLLYQTAKKQDKNKMSAHNLALMFAPHILWPRNVTANDLQENITKLNNGVTFMIKHSQKLFKAPVYIRECARLHYLGSRAHTSKDDLDLLTSSGSKELQPLKSQKRSRLDSCHQEETQQRTEEALKELFHHVHNMPDSAKKKKLIRQFNKHPIALTPGSDVPTSPAPRRTRSRSFSGLIKRKVLGTPVILERKSRDTTPEPVRVSKENVQLLQKCGSPAHMSQAKLKSLEGQKEGSCRRMRARLLSKDSSSL